From the Pomacea canaliculata isolate SZHN2017 linkage group LG4, ASM307304v1, whole genome shotgun sequence genome, one window contains:
- the LOC112561075 gene encoding uncharacterized protein LOC112561075 isoform X2: protein MTGVGHRRNMADCEVLQATQYSYVTSRNSTVTEYGCKEGYRHLSGDLIRYCFNSTWTGEAPACTVDSVLPKAYLVMLIIGATLSVFVACIPYDFYRYRKRKKAVRKHQERLSLMTRIAPGHAKMMTEIVPAEQRLPAGQRRFGFRSLIKAFRFVADKMKTTNGDEALGCGGVDGDTTTSSNNGGLSTGGAYEGGGPKSPRSPLVAAASSSSPNPNESCKAQERMSAVIRLWTGGRGFPARARSLDATDDHLPLFPNKRNSLASNNNPSAISTAATSAATAAAAATAGSALSVDNPNRRPSVVEEFPAAEEEERERATDIDHVVDMRGVAIAAADGCESGNEEAGMGPETAVGPPPRALRIPKSSSARFVQLTASIPLHRDQREDGACVGGKFKVKQRSSTGGLYDGSLSSPSSSSLWQERGLRPSVSADPNNRVAALTEVNVAAFNDERFEGESEGKAPELVSPEPMIISPQVSSPSSQGTTSQDSGGKKWCKRMSTTSSATTDEADISSWDGGPTRADVH, encoded by the exons ATGACAGGTGTCGGCCATCGTAGAAACATGGCAG ACTGTGAGGTGCTGCAGGCCACACAGTACAGCTACGTCACATCACGTAACAGCACGGTGACGGAGTACGGCTGTAAGGAAGGTTACCGGCACCTGTCAGGTGACCTAATACGTTACTGCTTTAACTCCACCTGGACTGGTGAGGCACCTGCATGCACAGTCGACA GCGTACTGCCCAAGGCCTACCTCGTCATGCTCATCATCGGGGCCACGCTGTCCGTCTTCGTGGCCTGCATCCCCTACGACTTCTACCGCTACCGGAAGCGGAAGAAGGCCGTCCGCAAGCACCAGGAACGGCTGTCGCTGATGACACGCATTGCACCCGGTCACGCCAAGATGATGACGGAGATCGTACCTGCGGAACAGCGCCTGCCAGCCGGTCAACGCCGCTTTGGCTTCCGGTCCCTCATCAAAGCTTTCAG GTTCGTGGCCGACAAGATGAAGACAACCAACGGGGATGAGGCGCTGGGATGCGGAGGAGTGGACGGGGACACCACTACGAGCAGCAACAACGGAGGGCTGTCGACGGGGGGCGCTTACGAAGGAGGAGGCCCCAAGTCCCCGCGGTCTCCTCTGGTCGCAGCCGCATCATCCTCGTCCCCCAACCCCAACGAAAGCTGCAAGGCTCAAGAGCGAATGTCCGCAGTCATCCGCTTGTGGACCGGCGGCCGAGGGTTTCCGGCAAGGGCCCGCTCGCTCGACGCCACGGACGACCACTTACCGCTGTTCCCCAACAAGAGGAACTCGCTGGCCAGCAACAATAACCCTTCCGCCATCTCCACCGCGGCCACCTCGGCGGCCACTGCTGCCGCTGCCGCCACGGCTGGTTCGGCCCTGTCGGTGGATAACCCCAATCGCCGCCCGTCAGTGGTGGAGGAATTTCCAGCGgcggaggaggaagagagagaacgcGCGACAGACATAGATCACGTAGTCGACATGAGGGGCGTGGCCATCGCCGCCGCGGATGGGTGCGAGAGCGGAAACGAGGAAGCAGGGATGGGTCCGGAGACCGCCGTGGGCCCACCACCCAGGGCCCTTCGTATTCCCAAGTCCAGTTCCGCTCGCTTTGTGCAGCTGACGGCCTCTATCCCTCTGCACCGCGACCAGCGCGAAGATGGGGCGTGCGTGGGGGGAAAGTTCAAGGTCAAACAGAGAAGCTCGACTGGGGGCCTTTACGACGGGTCATTGTCGTCGCCTTCGTCGTCCTCATTGTGGCAGGAGCGTGGACTACGACCTTCTGTCTCAGCTGACCCCAACAACAGGGTCGCGGCCTTGACTGAGGTTAACGTGGCCGCATTCAACGACGAAAGGTTCGAAGGCGAGAGCGAGGGCAAGGCACCAGAGCTGGTCAGCCCCGAACCCATGATCATCTCCCCGCAAGTTTCCAGCCCCTCCTCGCAGGGGACCACCTCCCAAGACTCGGGGGGCAAGAAGTGGTGCAAGCGCATGTCAACGACATCCAGCGCAACCACCGACGAGGCAGACATCAGCAGCTGGGACGGCGGGCCGACCAGAGCCGACGTCCATTGA
- the LOC112561075 gene encoding uncharacterized protein LOC112561075 isoform X1 has translation MDVPSQGLLESWNEDVSEDCEVLQATQYSYVTSRNSTVTEYGCKEGYRHLSGDLIRYCFNSTWTGEAPACTVDSVLPKAYLVMLIIGATLSVFVACIPYDFYRYRKRKKAVRKHQERLSLMTRIAPGHAKMMTEIVPAEQRLPAGQRRFGFRSLIKAFRFVADKMKTTNGDEALGCGGVDGDTTTSSNNGGLSTGGAYEGGGPKSPRSPLVAAASSSSPNPNESCKAQERMSAVIRLWTGGRGFPARARSLDATDDHLPLFPNKRNSLASNNNPSAISTAATSAATAAAAATAGSALSVDNPNRRPSVVEEFPAAEEEERERATDIDHVVDMRGVAIAAADGCESGNEEAGMGPETAVGPPPRALRIPKSSSARFVQLTASIPLHRDQREDGACVGGKFKVKQRSSTGGLYDGSLSSPSSSSLWQERGLRPSVSADPNNRVAALTEVNVAAFNDERFEGESEGKAPELVSPEPMIISPQVSSPSSQGTTSQDSGGKKWCKRMSTTSSATTDEADISSWDGGPTRADVH, from the exons ACTGTGAGGTGCTGCAGGCCACACAGTACAGCTACGTCACATCACGTAACAGCACGGTGACGGAGTACGGCTGTAAGGAAGGTTACCGGCACCTGTCAGGTGACCTAATACGTTACTGCTTTAACTCCACCTGGACTGGTGAGGCACCTGCATGCACAGTCGACA GCGTACTGCCCAAGGCCTACCTCGTCATGCTCATCATCGGGGCCACGCTGTCCGTCTTCGTGGCCTGCATCCCCTACGACTTCTACCGCTACCGGAAGCGGAAGAAGGCCGTCCGCAAGCACCAGGAACGGCTGTCGCTGATGACACGCATTGCACCCGGTCACGCCAAGATGATGACGGAGATCGTACCTGCGGAACAGCGCCTGCCAGCCGGTCAACGCCGCTTTGGCTTCCGGTCCCTCATCAAAGCTTTCAG GTTCGTGGCCGACAAGATGAAGACAACCAACGGGGATGAGGCGCTGGGATGCGGAGGAGTGGACGGGGACACCACTACGAGCAGCAACAACGGAGGGCTGTCGACGGGGGGCGCTTACGAAGGAGGAGGCCCCAAGTCCCCGCGGTCTCCTCTGGTCGCAGCCGCATCATCCTCGTCCCCCAACCCCAACGAAAGCTGCAAGGCTCAAGAGCGAATGTCCGCAGTCATCCGCTTGTGGACCGGCGGCCGAGGGTTTCCGGCAAGGGCCCGCTCGCTCGACGCCACGGACGACCACTTACCGCTGTTCCCCAACAAGAGGAACTCGCTGGCCAGCAACAATAACCCTTCCGCCATCTCCACCGCGGCCACCTCGGCGGCCACTGCTGCCGCTGCCGCCACGGCTGGTTCGGCCCTGTCGGTGGATAACCCCAATCGCCGCCCGTCAGTGGTGGAGGAATTTCCAGCGgcggaggaggaagagagagaacgcGCGACAGACATAGATCACGTAGTCGACATGAGGGGCGTGGCCATCGCCGCCGCGGATGGGTGCGAGAGCGGAAACGAGGAAGCAGGGATGGGTCCGGAGACCGCCGTGGGCCCACCACCCAGGGCCCTTCGTATTCCCAAGTCCAGTTCCGCTCGCTTTGTGCAGCTGACGGCCTCTATCCCTCTGCACCGCGACCAGCGCGAAGATGGGGCGTGCGTGGGGGGAAAGTTCAAGGTCAAACAGAGAAGCTCGACTGGGGGCCTTTACGACGGGTCATTGTCGTCGCCTTCGTCGTCCTCATTGTGGCAGGAGCGTGGACTACGACCTTCTGTCTCAGCTGACCCCAACAACAGGGTCGCGGCCTTGACTGAGGTTAACGTGGCCGCATTCAACGACGAAAGGTTCGAAGGCGAGAGCGAGGGCAAGGCACCAGAGCTGGTCAGCCCCGAACCCATGATCATCTCCCCGCAAGTTTCCAGCCCCTCCTCGCAGGGGACCACCTCCCAAGACTCGGGGGGCAAGAAGTGGTGCAAGCGCATGTCAACGACATCCAGCGCAACCACCGACGAGGCAGACATCAGCAGCTGGGACGGCGGGCCGACCAGAGCCGACGTCCATTGA
- the LOC112561079 gene encoding uncharacterized protein LOC112561079, which produces MGPGDGRCDFVVHEPDVAVYNPTGLDPPVWEPRPEDIISMFQQLESQKILALTWVCPGRLPPPKESSDMTADFPSEEEDDNDEKTEERKIPEPSEFDFDDAASETTKMTPRTPVSSKTKRPERRMASMDNVLSSLRRQQKAEREARKGQGRSPGTSPFRTSASRMSAFPSGGSPVSRFGAVGSSLYGSGSTSRMNVTASPRMGQASGSPSASRSANSPSTSRFSASSEAAKMGVTGSPLSMRPVSSPSNMHSYGPGIQMSQSPRVGSPAAATSSSYLMGMSNPNADAGLSTLQSVPGSSGSLMGTASGMDITCDPGRGFGPMTTAGVGARPNMMLMETENLLGDLGKT; this is translated from the exons ATGGGACCAGGCGATGGAAGATGCGACTTTGTCGTGCACGAGCCTGATGTGGCAGTTTATAATCCGACAGGGCTGGACCCACCAGTTTGGGAACCAAGACCGGAGGACATAATATCGATGTTTCAACAGCTGGAGTCACAAAAG ATTTTGGCTCTTACATGGGTTTGCCCAGGAAGACTTCCTCCACCCAAAGAATCATCAGACATGACTGCAGACTTTCCttcagaagaagaagatgataatgatgagaagacagaggaaagaaa AATCCCAGAGCCAAGCGAATTTGACTTTGATGATGCAGCTAGCGAGACCACCAAAATGACACCACGAACACCAG TGTCATCCAAGACTAAACGACCGGAGAGGCGCATGGCCAGCATGGACAATGTACTCAGCTCTTTACGCAGACAGCAGAAGGCTGAACGAGAAGCCAGGAAGGGTCAAGGTCGCAGTCCTGGCACATCCCCATTTCGAACAAGTGCTTCACGCATGAGTGCATTCCCATCAGGTGGGTCACCTGTCTCGCGATTTGGTGCTGTTGGGAGTTCACTGTATGGCAGTGGCAGCACTTCACGCATGAATGTCACTGCATCACCTAGAATGGGACAGGCTTCTGGGTCACCCTCAGCTTCCAGGTCAGCCAACTCACCTTCAACCTCAAGGTTCAGTGCATCCTCTGAGGCAGCAAAGATGGGGGTAACAGGGTCACCTCTAAGCATGAGACCAGTCAGCTCACCTTCCAATATGCATAGTTATGGCCCTGGAATACAGATGTCACAGTCACCTAGGGTGGGATCACCAGCAGCTGCTACTTCCTCGTCATATCTGATGGGCATGTCCAACCCCAATGCAGATGCAGGCTTATCTACCCTGCAGTCTGTGCCAGGTTCCTCGGGATCTTTGATGGGTACAGCCTCAGGCATGGATATAACATGTGACCCTGGCAGAGGCTTTGGCCCTATGACCACTGCTGGTGTAGGAGCCAGACCTAACATGATGTTGATGGAAACAGAGAACCTTCTTGGTGATTTAGGAAAGACATAG